One Fibrobacter sp. UWR2 DNA window includes the following coding sequences:
- a CDS encoding fibrobacter succinogenes major paralogous domain-containing protein: protein MRNVIARSRKAKPATNKAWWPSLTTLLLPLTLALVACGDDCSSSASAVPSDEPSSFERGESSSSAIPGSASESSSSVNSSSSAIPGSASESSSSVNSSSSAIPNSASESSSSVDKVNCSALLEGETGWSWDVPKECRFNPDIDYGAMTDSRDGKVYRTVKIGDQVWMAENLNFDPGQGGSGEDKYDWSWCYDNEPKKCDVAGRLYTWAAAIDSVKLATDTKNPQDCGDGKKCALPDTVYGICPPGWHLPSKAEFGTLLTVMGGQSTASNVLKSQSGWAESKNGTDAFGFSALPVGGWAPLYDFYLAGNGAYFWSATGFDADYAEHLGIDYDKENTFLDFAYKHGGSSVRCIKNK from the coding sequence CCACACTCTTGTTGCCCTTGACGCTAGCACTCGTAGCGTGTGGAGACGACTGCAGCTCGTCGGCATCTGCCGTGCCGAGCGACGAGCCGTCTTCTTTTGAACGCGGGGAGTCTTCCTCGTCCGCCATTCCGGGCTCCGCCTCGGAATCCAGCAGCAGCGTGAACAGCTCTTCCTCCGCCATTCCGGGCTCCGCCTCGGAATCCAGCAGCAGCGTGAATAGTTCTTCTTCCGCCATTCCGAACTCTGCCTCGGAATCTAGCAGCAGCGTGGACAAGGTAAATTGTTCGGCGCTTCTGGAAGGCGAAACGGGCTGGAGCTGGGATGTGCCGAAGGAATGCCGCTTTAACCCTGATATTGACTATGGCGCCATGACCGATAGCCGTGATGGCAAGGTTTACAGGACGGTGAAGATTGGCGACCAAGTGTGGATGGCAGAAAACCTGAACTTTGACCCAGGTCAAGGAGGTTCGGGTGAGGATAAATATGATTGGTCTTGGTGCTACGACAATGAGCCGAAAAAATGCGACGTGGCTGGCCGCCTTTACACCTGGGCTGCAGCAATCGATTCCGTAAAACTGGCTACCGATACCAAGAATCCGCAGGATTGCGGCGATGGCAAAAAATGCGCCTTGCCCGACACTGTGTACGGGATTTGTCCGCCGGGCTGGCACTTGCCGAGCAAGGCGGAGTTTGGAACCCTGCTCACGGTGATGGGCGGGCAATCTACCGCAAGCAATGTCCTCAAATCCCAGAGCGGCTGGGCCGAAAGCAAAAATGGTACAGATGCATTCGGCTTTTCCGCATTGCCCGTCGGCGGATGGGCTCCACTCTATGATTTCTATCTCGCGGGCAATGGGGCCTACTTCTGGAGTGCCACAGGATTCGATGCCGACTATGCCGAACACCTGGGCATAGACTACGATAAAGAGAATACGTTCCTGGACTTCGCCTACAAGCACGGCGGGAGTTCAGTTCGCTGCATAAAGAACAAATAG